A genomic segment from Lytechinus variegatus isolate NC3 chromosome 10, Lvar_3.0, whole genome shotgun sequence encodes:
- the LOC121422206 gene encoding uncharacterized protein LOC121422206: MNVYMKTGLRCWALVTLLTMVTVPNLSSGSKCIPDPNSGRTINYTVPRLHHCPLKTQFDGTVVETVPKFIRRVFPVSGCEDLVVTGIQICRVPDCGVNSCGIGWCEETLDGYKCHCPTEYTGTNCEYSMDAMTQLPEIRENSSPEGSLDPQSTTTLNPDPSSSWTSGSTQSSDDPQMTTEATSTEGHVLHSVTTELDQQTSYSTNLDVSSNPSTVTSTSPQVTTTHHPIMSTTSENSPSPMSTPRTTSNMMTPMNRTTTTMTTGYSTTGAHEGEETNVGQTTAKPESSATTTEPGTTNSGTPSIIGVDECSGDILIFDLGSNSPIVLENALLSEWPEDIALDSDERRVYWLRTGFTDEICSATPDGNNEICWDVTGTCFEPEGIDIDLVQRKVYLSCEDSISSMNLDGTALLLNVTHTGSRDIEYMAVTDRAIFWATSKKIYKSTPERTSTLFSISSLSFQEVRGLSVDSVGNQVFFVLDIFNGNFDVMQMDLSGNDMVLNVTLSEGLAYVDDFMVFKGKIYYTSQGNIYQVNKGQITDHIGCPHVSEIYLGEY; this comes from the exons TGCCAAATCTATCTTCTGGGAGCAAGTGCATCCCAGATCCAAACTCCGGAAGGACCATCAACTACACTGTTCCGAGGTTGCACCATTGTCCCCTCAAGACACAATTCGATGGGACCGTCGTGGAAACCGTTCCGAAGTTTATCAGACGCGTGTTTCCTGTGTCAGGATGTGAAGATCTAGTTGTGACGGGCATTCAGATATGCCGTGTACCAG ACTGTGGTGTGAATTCCTGTGGAATAGGATGGTGTGAAGAAACTCTAGATGGTTATAAGTGCCACTGCCCGACGGAATACACCGGAACGAATTGCGAATATAGTATGGACG CCATGACTCAACTGCCTGAAATTAGAGAAAATTCCTCGCCGGAAGGATCTTTAGATCCTCAGTCCACGACTACTTTAAACCCAGACCCTTCCTCTTCATGGACCTCTGGATCTACACAGTCATCAGATGATCCTCAGATGACGACAGAAGCAACATCAACAGAAGGTCACGTCTTGCACTCAGTTACAACAGAGCTAG ATCAACAAACTAGTTATTCGACAAACTTGGATGTATCATCTAACCCTTCTACTGTAACCTCCACATCCCCTCAAGTGACCACCACTCACCATCCAATAATGTCTACTACGAGCGAAAACAGTCCGTCTCCAATGTCCACGCCGCGTACCACATCGAACATGATGACGCCGATGAATAGAACAAcaacgaccatgacgacgggtTACTCTACAACAGGAGCGCATGAAGGTGAAGAAACGAACGTCGGGCAAACGACTGCGAAACCGGAATCTTCGGCTACCACTACGGAGCCGGGAACAACGAATTCAG GAACCCCATCAATTATTGGAGTTGATGAGTGTAGCGGAGACATACTCATATTTGATCTCGGTTCTAACTCGCCGATAGTTTTAGAGAATGCTTTATTGAGCGAGTGGCCAGAAGACATAGCCCTTGACTCTGACGAAAGACGGGTGTACTGGTTACGAACTGGATTCACAGATGAGATTTGCAGTGCGACGCCTGATGGGAATAATGAGATTTGTTGGGATGTTACAGGAACCTGCTTCG AGCCAGAAGGGATTGACATTGATCTGGTGCAAAGGAAGGTTTACCTCTCCTGTGAGGACTCTATCTCTTCTATGAACTTAGATGGTACTGCATTGCTATTAAATGTTACTCACACTGGAAGTCGAGACATAGAATACATGGCAGTTACAGACCG AGCAATCTTCTGGGCAACCTCAAAGAAGATATACAAGTCAACCCCGGAGCGAACCAGTACATTGTTTTCTATCTCATCTCTATCCTTTCAGGAAGTACGTGGACTTTCCGTTGATTCTGTGG GAAATCAAGTTTTCTTCGTCTTAGATATTTTCAATGGGAACTTCGATGTCATGCAAATGGATCTCTCCGGAAACGACATGGTGCTCAATGTTACTTTGTCAGAGGGACTGGCGTATGTGGACGATTTTATGGTGTTTAAAGGCAAGATCTACTACACGTCACAAGGGAACATATATCAGGTTAACAAAGGACAAATTACCGATCACATAGGATGCCCTCATGTCAGTGAAATATATCTTGGAGAATATTAA